One segment of Cellulomonas fulva DNA contains the following:
- the serA gene encoding phosphoglycerate dehydrogenase: protein MPKALLLENLHPQARAILEAAGFDVTTRTGALDESELVESLDGVQLLGIRSKTQVTADVLAQAKDLVAVGAFCIGTNQIDLRAAADLGVATFNAPFSNTRSVVEIAIADIIALTRRLTVFDKEMHSGVWNKSATGAHEVRGRTLGIIGYGNIGTQLSVLAENLGMSVVFYDAAEKLALGNARRAASLDELLSTADIVTLHVDGRPGNAGFFGAPQIARMKPGAILLNLSRGFVVDPAAVRDAIVSGQLSGAAIDVFPVEPKRKGDPFESELLGLPNVILTPHTGGSTEEAQEAIGQFVANKVRDYLATGSTTLSVNLPNVALDQPPGVHRLAYLHRNVPGVLAKVNATLAEHGVNIEGQLLATRGELGYVVTDAGSTVSDDVLDALRAQPEAVRLRLLS from the coding sequence GTGCCCAAGGCCCTCTTGCTCGAGAACCTCCACCCGCAGGCCCGCGCGATCCTCGAGGCCGCGGGCTTCGATGTCACCACCCGCACCGGCGCGCTCGACGAGTCCGAGCTCGTCGAGTCCCTGGACGGTGTGCAGCTGCTCGGGATCCGGTCGAAGACCCAGGTCACGGCCGACGTCCTGGCTCAGGCGAAGGACCTCGTCGCGGTCGGCGCCTTCTGCATCGGCACCAACCAGATCGACCTGCGCGCCGCGGCCGACCTGGGCGTCGCCACGTTCAACGCGCCGTTCTCCAACACGCGCTCGGTCGTCGAGATCGCGATCGCGGACATCATCGCGCTCACGCGCCGGCTGACCGTGTTCGACAAGGAGATGCACTCCGGGGTCTGGAACAAGTCAGCCACCGGCGCGCACGAGGTGCGGGGTCGCACGCTCGGCATCATCGGCTACGGCAACATCGGCACCCAGCTGTCGGTGCTCGCCGAGAACCTCGGCATGTCCGTCGTCTTCTACGACGCGGCGGAGAAGCTCGCGCTCGGCAACGCGCGGCGGGCCGCCTCGCTCGACGAGCTGCTGAGCACGGCCGACATCGTCACGCTGCACGTGGACGGCCGTCCCGGCAACGCCGGGTTCTTCGGCGCACCGCAGATCGCCCGGATGAAGCCGGGTGCCATCCTGCTCAACCTGTCCCGCGGGTTCGTCGTCGACCCCGCCGCCGTCCGGGACGCGATCGTCTCCGGGCAGCTCTCGGGCGCCGCGATCGACGTGTTCCCGGTCGAGCCCAAGCGCAAGGGCGACCCGTTCGAGTCCGAGCTGCTCGGCCTCCCGAACGTGATCCTCACCCCGCACACCGGCGGCTCGACCGAGGAGGCCCAGGAGGCGATCGGGCAGTTCGTGGCCAACAAGGTGCGCGACTACCTGGCGACCGGCTCGACGACCCTCTCGGTCAACCTCCCGAACGTCGCCCTCGACCAGCCGCCGGGCGTGCACCGGCTCGCCTACCTCCACCGCAACGTCCCCGGCGTCCTCGCCAAGGTCAACGCGACCCTGGCCGAGCACGGCGTGAACATCGAGGGCCAGCTCCTCGCGACGCGCGGCGAGCTCGGCTACGTGGTCACCGACGCGGGCTCCACGGTGAGCGACGACGTGCTCGACGCCCTGCGCGCCCAGCCCGAGGCCGTGCGCCTGC
- a CDS encoding HelD family protein, which translates to MTAGTDDEIAREQAQVDVVYGRLDDLRGQTRARLAEVRRQGPSGSPQNRSERDAFATLYEDRLAQLEAVEERLVFGRLDLEDDSRRYVGRIGLTDPEQTPLLTDWRAPAAQAFYRATAAHPDGVRRRRHVVTRGRTVTGVEDEVLDLELLDGDGAELSGLSGEGALLAGLRAGRTGRMGDIVATIQAEQDRIIRSELGGALVVQGGPGTGKTAVALHRAAYLLYAHRRLLERSGVLLVGPSRTFLRYIDQVLPSLGETGVVTTTVADLVPGVVADGTEPDEVAEIKGRAIMARVVERAVRARQRVPAEPVEVRIDGRRVVVRPDDVAQAIARARRLHRPHNLARVAFVRDMLSRLANQYVSQLAFEVPADERGEIVEELRSTREVRIALNLAWMPMSPQKLVGDLYSRPWRLAQAAPELSERDRALLARPADAPWTPADVPLLDEAAELLGEDDQADRAQARAAADARAREVAYARQVLEQTGGGAFVSAELLADRFAGGGPALTTAERAAADRRWTYGHVVVDEAQELSAMAWRILLRRVPTRSLTIVGDVAQTTSPAGARSWARMLDPVLRGSWRQADLTVNYRTPAAVADVAGRVADAAGLPRSPLTSAREVPDALVVRQVPGDELERRAAAVAADALEEVRDASGGGRVALLAVAERQESVRAAAADAGLLAPDGAPDLDAPVVVLTPLAAKGLEFDVVVLVEPAEVLARSAGDLYVAMTRPTRTLHVLHAAPLPSGC; encoded by the coding sequence GTGACGGCCGGCACGGACGACGAGATCGCACGCGAGCAGGCCCAGGTCGACGTCGTGTACGGCCGCCTCGACGACCTGCGCGGCCAGACCCGCGCGCGCCTCGCCGAGGTGCGGCGCCAGGGCCCGTCCGGCTCGCCCCAGAACCGCAGCGAGCGCGACGCGTTCGCGACCCTCTACGAGGACCGCCTCGCACAGCTCGAGGCCGTCGAGGAGCGCCTGGTCTTCGGCCGGCTCGACCTCGAAGACGACTCGCGGCGCTACGTCGGTCGCATCGGTCTGACCGACCCGGAGCAGACCCCGCTGCTCACCGACTGGCGGGCACCGGCGGCGCAGGCGTTCTACCGGGCGACGGCCGCGCACCCGGACGGCGTGCGCCGGCGCCGGCACGTGGTCACCCGCGGCCGCACCGTGACCGGTGTGGAGGACGAGGTGCTCGACCTCGAGCTCCTCGACGGCGACGGCGCCGAGCTGTCGGGGCTCTCGGGCGAGGGCGCGCTGCTCGCCGGCCTGCGCGCCGGCCGGACCGGCCGGATGGGCGACATCGTCGCGACCATCCAGGCCGAGCAGGACCGGATCATCCGCTCCGAGCTGGGGGGCGCGCTCGTCGTGCAGGGCGGGCCGGGCACGGGAAAGACCGCCGTGGCGCTGCACCGCGCCGCGTACCTGCTCTACGCGCACCGCCGCCTGCTCGAGCGCTCGGGCGTGCTGCTCGTCGGCCCGTCCCGCACCTTCCTGCGGTACATCGACCAGGTCCTGCCGTCCCTCGGCGAGACCGGCGTGGTCACGACGACGGTCGCGGACCTGGTCCCGGGCGTCGTCGCGGACGGGACCGAGCCCGACGAGGTCGCCGAGATCAAGGGTCGCGCGATCATGGCGCGCGTCGTGGAGCGCGCCGTGCGCGCACGGCAGCGGGTGCCCGCCGAGCCGGTCGAGGTGCGCATCGACGGCCGCAGGGTCGTGGTCCGGCCCGACGACGTCGCCCAGGCGATCGCCCGCGCGCGGCGCCTGCACCGCCCGCACAACCTCGCGCGGGTCGCGTTCGTCCGCGACATGCTCTCGCGCCTCGCGAACCAGTACGTGTCGCAGCTCGCGTTCGAGGTGCCGGCCGACGAGCGCGGCGAGATCGTCGAGGAGCTGCGCTCGACGCGGGAGGTGCGCATCGCGCTCAACCTCGCGTGGATGCCGATGAGCCCGCAGAAGCTCGTCGGCGACCTGTACTCACGACCGTGGCGCCTGGCCCAGGCGGCGCCCGAGCTGTCGGAGCGCGACCGCGCGCTGCTCGCGCGGCCCGCCGACGCGCCGTGGACGCCCGCGGACGTGCCGCTGCTCGACGAGGCCGCGGAGCTGCTCGGCGAGGACGACCAGGCGGACCGCGCGCAGGCCCGGGCCGCGGCCGACGCGCGGGCCCGCGAGGTGGCGTACGCGCGGCAGGTCCTCGAGCAGACCGGGGGCGGGGCGTTCGTCTCCGCGGAGCTGCTCGCCGACCGGTTCGCCGGCGGCGGTCCGGCCCTCACGACCGCCGAGCGCGCCGCCGCCGACCGACGGTGGACGTACGGGCACGTCGTGGTCGACGAGGCGCAGGAGCTCTCCGCCATGGCCTGGCGCATCCTGCTGCGACGCGTGCCGACGCGCTCGCTGACGATCGTGGGCGACGTCGCGCAGACCACGTCCCCCGCCGGTGCGCGCAGCTGGGCGCGGATGCTCGACCCCGTGCTCCGCGGCTCCTGGCGGCAGGCCGACCTGACCGTGAACTACCGCACGCCCGCCGCGGTCGCGGACGTGGCGGGCCGGGTCGCCGATGCGGCGGGCCTGCCTCGGTCGCCGCTCACGTCCGCGCGTGAGGTGCCGGACGCGCTCGTCGTGCGGCAGGTCCCCGGCGACGAGCTCGAGCGGCGCGCGGCGGCCGTCGCGGCCGACGCGCTCGAGGAGGTGCGCGACGCCTCCGGTGGCGGCCGCGTGGCTCTCCTGGCGGTGGCGGAGCGGCAGGAGTCGGTCCGCGCGGCCGCGGCGGACGCGGGTCTGCTCGCGCCCGACGGCGCGCCCGACCTCGACGCGCCCGTCGTCGTGCTGACGCCCCTGGCGGCCAAGGGCCTGGAGTTCGACGTCGTCGTGCTGGTCGAGCCCGCCGAGGTCCTGGCCCGCTCGGCCGGCGACCTGTACGTGGCGATGACCCGCCCCACGCGCACGCTCCACGTGCTGCACGCGGCACCGCTCCCGAGCGGCTGCTGA
- a CDS encoding response regulator: protein MTGSRKTIDVLLVEDDPGDVLMTREAFEHNKVRNTLTVVADGVSALQYLRKEGEHADASTPDLVLLDLNLPRMDGREVLEALKADERLRMIPVVVLTTSEAEEDVVRSYALHANAYVTKPVDFDAFITVVRQIDEFFVEVVRLPQR from the coding sequence ATGACGGGTTCGCGCAAGACCATCGACGTCCTGCTGGTCGAGGACGACCCGGGCGACGTCCTGATGACGCGCGAGGCGTTCGAGCACAACAAGGTGCGGAACACGCTCACGGTCGTCGCCGACGGGGTGAGCGCGCTGCAGTACCTGCGCAAGGAGGGCGAGCACGCGGACGCGAGCACGCCGGACCTGGTCCTGCTCGACCTGAACCTGCCGCGGATGGACGGGCGCGAGGTCCTCGAGGCGCTCAAGGCCGACGAGCGGCTGCGGATGATCCCCGTCGTCGTGCTCACGACGTCGGAGGCCGAGGAGGACGTGGTGCGCAGCTACGCGCTGCACGCCAACGCGTACGTCACCAAGCCGGTCGACTTCGACGCGTTCATCACCGTGGTCCGGCAGATCGACGAGTTCTTCGTCGAGGTCGTGCGCCTGCCTCAGCGCTGA
- a CDS encoding proteasome assembly chaperone family protein: protein MLDPKDIYELDPVVAAEVDARAAAQGSGPVLVHAVRGFVDAGSTGQLAVEHLAEELTTTRLATFDADQLVDYRSRRPAMTFEATTWTSYEAPELVVDMVRDADGVPFLLLHGSEPDVQWERYVAAVRQIVERFDVPLTVGLHGIPMGLPHTRPVSVTAHATRPELVAEHPAWFGKVQVPASAGALLELRLGEAGHDAVGFAVHVPHYLAQSAYPQATIAGLRAVERATGLELRTDGLEQAATDATLEIERQVAESDEVRTLVHALEEQYDAFSRSIGRTSLLAQSADLPTADELGAEFERFLAQQGDDGA, encoded by the coding sequence ATGCTGGACCCCAAGGACATCTACGAGCTGGACCCGGTCGTGGCGGCCGAGGTCGACGCGCGCGCCGCGGCGCAGGGATCGGGCCCCGTGCTCGTGCACGCGGTGCGCGGCTTCGTCGACGCCGGCAGCACCGGCCAGCTCGCGGTGGAGCACCTGGCCGAGGAGCTCACGACCACGCGGCTGGCGACGTTCGACGCCGACCAGCTGGTCGACTACCGCTCACGGCGCCCGGCGATGACGTTCGAGGCCACCACCTGGACGTCGTACGAGGCGCCCGAGCTGGTGGTCGACATGGTGCGCGACGCCGACGGCGTGCCGTTCCTGCTGCTGCACGGCAGCGAGCCGGACGTGCAGTGGGAGCGGTACGTGGCGGCGGTGCGGCAGATCGTCGAGCGGTTCGACGTGCCGCTGACCGTCGGCCTGCACGGGATCCCGATGGGGCTGCCGCACACCCGCCCCGTCTCGGTGACGGCGCACGCGACGCGCCCGGAGCTGGTGGCCGAGCACCCCGCCTGGTTCGGCAAGGTCCAGGTCCCGGCGAGCGCGGGCGCCCTGCTCGAGCTGCGGCTGGGGGAGGCGGGGCACGACGCGGTCGGCTTCGCGGTGCACGTGCCGCACTACCTCGCGCAGTCCGCGTACCCGCAGGCGACGATCGCCGGCCTGCGCGCCGTCGAGCGCGCCACGGGCCTCGAGCTGCGCACGGACGGGCTCGAGCAGGCCGCGACCGACGCGACGCTGGAGATCGAGCGGCAGGTCGCGGAGTCCGACGAGGTGCGCACGCTCGTGCACGCGCTCGAGGAGCAGTACGACGCGTTCAGCCGCAGCATCGGCCGCACGAGCCTCCTGGCCCAGAGCGCCGACCTGCCCACCGCCGACGAGCTGGGCGCCGAGTTCGAGCGCTTCCTCGCGCAGCAGGGCGACGACGGGGCCTGA
- a CDS encoding sensor histidine kinase, translating into MSAAAASREGGRPRAGSRTSLRHRLRQLLVGAGAFLVVLVALAGVAYAQQVQRQDIVTQDLFEAITRADAGYVTLVDAETSLRGYALTGDPAALEPYERAVAQGPEFEDIAQDVAQVRQDPTVDATAERADALAREWYEEYAAPLVAQIEADGIDSVDPAQIEEGKQRFDELRAAVTEFVDALRVLRDDVAHELTRWTRAASTVVGVLAVVMVTVGVLVWVALRRWVVEPLEQVGADVRGVASGDLAHPVLAQGPDEVRSLAHDVERMRTTLVEQVHAVEAARREVEDAHARLGEQAEELRRSNRDLEQFAYVASHDLQEPLRKVASFTQLLQKRYGGQLDERADQYIAFAVDGAKRMQRLIQDLLGFSRVGRVGRELTDVDLGAALDVATSQLEEAIADAGATVTHGELPTVVGEEPLLVQLFQNLVGNAVKFRDPERPARVHLSARRVPGAWELACEDDGIGIDEQYAERVFVIFQRLHAKDLYEGTGIGLALCKKIVEFHRGRIWIEQPTDGVGTRICWTLPDPVEDAAAATLTDGTTSTTIEPAASGGPTSAAGARDGAHA; encoded by the coding sequence GTGAGCGCGGCGGCAGCCAGCCGCGAGGGCGGACGTCCGCGGGCGGGCTCGAGGACGTCGCTGCGCCACCGGCTGCGCCAGCTCCTCGTGGGCGCCGGGGCGTTCCTCGTCGTGCTCGTCGCGCTCGCGGGCGTCGCCTACGCGCAGCAGGTGCAGCGCCAGGACATCGTCACGCAGGACCTGTTCGAGGCCATCACCCGGGCCGACGCCGGCTACGTCACGCTGGTCGACGCCGAGACGAGCCTGCGCGGGTACGCGCTGACCGGGGACCCCGCCGCGCTCGAGCCGTACGAGCGGGCCGTGGCGCAGGGACCGGAGTTCGAAGACATCGCGCAGGACGTCGCGCAGGTGCGTCAGGACCCGACGGTGGACGCGACGGCGGAGCGCGCCGACGCTCTCGCGCGCGAGTGGTACGAGGAGTACGCCGCGCCCCTGGTCGCCCAGATCGAGGCGGACGGCATCGACTCGGTCGACCCGGCGCAGATCGAGGAGGGCAAGCAGCGGTTCGACGAGCTGCGCGCGGCGGTCACGGAGTTCGTCGACGCGTTGCGCGTCCTGCGTGACGACGTGGCGCACGAGCTCACCCGGTGGACGCGCGCCGCCTCGACCGTCGTCGGCGTCCTGGCGGTCGTCATGGTCACGGTCGGCGTGCTGGTGTGGGTCGCGCTGCGTCGTTGGGTCGTCGAGCCGCTCGAGCAGGTCGGCGCGGACGTCCGCGGCGTCGCGTCGGGCGACCTCGCGCACCCGGTCCTCGCGCAGGGACCCGACGAGGTGCGCTCGCTCGCCCACGACGTCGAGCGGATGCGCACGACGCTCGTCGAGCAGGTGCACGCGGTGGAGGCGGCCCGTCGCGAGGTCGAGGACGCGCACGCGCGACTCGGCGAGCAGGCCGAGGAGCTGCGCCGGTCCAACCGCGACCTCGAGCAGTTCGCCTACGTCGCGTCGCACGACCTGCAGGAGCCGCTGCGCAAGGTCGCGAGCTTCACGCAGCTCCTGCAGAAGCGGTACGGCGGCCAGCTCGACGAGCGCGCGGACCAGTACATCGCGTTCGCCGTGGACGGCGCGAAGCGGATGCAGCGGCTGATCCAGGACCTGCTCGGGTTCTCCCGCGTGGGCCGGGTCGGCCGCGAGCTCACCGACGTCGACCTCGGCGCCGCGCTCGACGTCGCCACGTCGCAGCTCGAGGAGGCGATCGCGGACGCGGGCGCCACGGTCACGCACGGCGAGCTGCCCACGGTCGTCGGCGAGGAGCCCCTGCTCGTCCAGCTGTTCCAGAACCTCGTCGGGAACGCCGTGAAGTTCCGCGACCCGGAGCGTCCCGCGCGCGTCCACCTCTCGGCGCGCCGCGTGCCCGGGGCGTGGGAGCTGGCCTGCGAGGACGACGGGATCGGCATCGACGAGCAGTACGCCGAGCGCGTGTTCGTGATCTTCCAGCGGCTGCACGCCAAGGACCTCTACGAGGGCACGGGCATCGGCCTGGCGCTGTGCAAGAAGATCGTCGAGTTCCACCGCGGCCGGATCTGGATCGAGCAGCCGACCGACGGCGTGGGGACCCGGATCTGCTGGACGCTGCCCGACCCCGTCGAGGACGCGGCTGCGGCTACGCTCACCGACGGCACCACCAGCACGACCATCGAGCCCGCCGCCTCCGGCGGGCCCACGAGCGCCGCGGGCGCGAGGGACGGAGCACACGCATGA
- a CDS encoding spermidine synthase, which produces MSAARRREGSHRPPTPGSARAAASHRGGPAALRAGWPDGPVEVPTGTVEVRPDPDHASGATLLVNGVPSSYVDLEDSGVLAFEYMQQMALVIDVVRPGTPLDVVHLGAGGCALARALDATRPGSRQLAVELDARLPELARTWFGLPRAPALRIRAGDAREQLERLADASADVVVRDVFAGDRTPAHLTTLEVAQQAARVVRAGGVYLVNCADRPPLTLARSEIATLREAFADVAVIAEPALLRGRGYGNVVVAAAHDEDLLGVAGLARAVRTLPAPARLLRGDELRAFVAGAPVLRDPPPAPDGGAAADAPRAAP; this is translated from the coding sequence ATGTCCGCGGCCCGACGACGTGAAGGCTCCCACCGACCACCGACACCCGGCTCCGCACGCGCGGCTGCCTCGCACCGCGGCGGGCCGGCGGCACTGCGAGCGGGCTGGCCCGACGGGCCGGTCGAGGTCCCGACGGGCACCGTCGAGGTCCGACCCGACCCCGACCACGCCTCCGGCGCCACGCTCCTGGTCAACGGCGTGCCGAGCTCGTACGTGGACCTCGAGGACTCCGGGGTCCTCGCGTTCGAGTACATGCAGCAGATGGCGCTCGTGATCGACGTCGTCCGCCCCGGGACGCCGCTCGACGTGGTGCACCTGGGCGCCGGCGGCTGCGCGCTCGCGCGCGCGCTCGACGCGACGCGCCCCGGCTCGAGGCAGCTCGCGGTGGAGCTCGACGCGCGGCTGCCCGAGCTCGCGCGCACCTGGTTCGGCCTCCCCCGGGCACCCGCCCTGCGGATCCGGGCGGGAGACGCGCGCGAGCAGCTCGAACGGCTCGCGGACGCGAGCGCGGACGTCGTCGTGCGCGACGTGTTCGCCGGCGACCGCACGCCTGCGCACCTGACGACCCTCGAGGTCGCGCAGCAGGCCGCCCGCGTCGTCCGGGCCGGGGGCGTGTACCTGGTGAACTGCGCGGACCGGCCGCCGCTCACGCTCGCGCGCAGCGAGATCGCGACGCTCCGCGAGGCGTTCGCGGACGTCGCCGTGATCGCCGAGCCCGCGCTCCTGCGCGGACGGGGCTACGGCAACGTCGTCGTGGCGGCCGCGCACGACGAGGACCTGCTCGGGGTCGCCGGGCTCGCGCGCGCCGTGCGCACGCTCCCGGCACCGGCGCGGCTGCTGCGCGGCGACGAGCTGCGCGCCTTTGTCGCAGGTGCGCCGGTGCTGCGGGACCCGCCGCCCGCGCCGGACGGCGGAGCTGCGGCGGACGCGCCGAGGGCCGCCCCGTGA
- a CDS encoding PP2C family protein-serine/threonine phosphatase: MPEERIAVIEVDPRRPAGYPAATGALRLLVVEDDEGDWLLVSEHLADAGLDADLVRARTLDEAVGLLDVDCVLLDLGLPDAVGLPALDRLLAAGAPAVVVLTGMSEADAGLAAVAAGAQDYLLKVDVDGERLARSVRYAIQRKRLEETDRQLYRSNVREQETTRLEQALLPRPAVADRSLELMVGYRAGRDGVLGGDFYDAVQRPDGSVLVLVGDVCGHGPDEAALGATLRTAWRTLVLAGIPTDQILGLVERVLEAERARPEVFTTAAMLAVAPDRRHADLYLAGHPVPFLLGPPTTLVSSAARGRALGIPVDGGWRPLHLELDAPWRLLLHTDGLMEATIAGSTERLGKPGLVAVVDEALTAEGSSPTGHDGSAQAPDLVGRVIDRVRALHGGDLVDDAAVVVVGWRG; this comes from the coding sequence GTGCCCGAGGAGAGGATCGCCGTGATCGAGGTCGACCCCAGGCGCCCCGCGGGCTACCCCGCCGCGACCGGGGCGCTGCGCCTGCTCGTCGTCGAGGACGACGAGGGTGACTGGCTGCTCGTGTCCGAGCACCTGGCCGACGCCGGGCTGGACGCCGACCTGGTCCGCGCCCGCACGCTCGACGAGGCCGTCGGCCTGCTCGACGTGGACTGCGTCCTGCTGGACCTCGGCCTGCCGGACGCCGTCGGGCTCCCGGCGCTCGACCGGCTGCTGGCCGCGGGCGCACCCGCCGTCGTCGTGCTCACCGGCATGTCCGAGGCCGACGCCGGGCTCGCCGCGGTCGCGGCGGGCGCCCAGGACTACCTGCTCAAGGTCGACGTGGACGGCGAGCGGCTGGCGCGGTCCGTGCGCTACGCGATCCAGCGCAAGCGCCTCGAGGAGACCGACCGCCAGCTGTACCGCAGCAACGTCCGCGAGCAGGAGACCACGCGGCTCGAGCAGGCGCTCCTGCCGCGCCCCGCGGTCGCGGACCGCTCGCTCGAGCTCATGGTCGGCTACCGCGCGGGCCGTGACGGCGTGCTCGGTGGCGACTTCTACGACGCGGTGCAGCGTCCCGACGGCAGCGTCCTGGTGCTGGTCGGTGACGTGTGCGGGCACGGGCCCGACGAGGCCGCGCTCGGCGCGACGCTGCGCACGGCCTGGCGCACGCTCGTGCTGGCCGGCATCCCGACCGACCAGATCCTCGGGCTCGTCGAGCGCGTGCTCGAGGCCGAGCGGGCCCGTCCGGAGGTCTTCACGACCGCCGCGATGCTCGCCGTCGCGCCGGACCGGCGGCACGCCGACCTCTACCTGGCGGGTCACCCCGTGCCGTTCCTGCTCGGGCCGCCGACCACGCTCGTCTCCTCCGCCGCCCGCGGCCGCGCGCTCGGCATCCCGGTGGACGGCGGCTGGCGGCCGCTGCACCTGGAGCTCGACGCGCCCTGGCGGCTGCTGCTGCACACCGACGGACTGATGGAGGCGACCATCGCCGGGAGCACCGAGCGGCTGGGCAAGCCCGGCCTGGTCGCGGTCGTCGACGAGGCGCTGACCGCCGAGGGCTCGAGCCCGACGGGCCACGACGGGTCGGCGCAGGCGCCCGACCTCGTCGGACGCGTGATCGACCGGGTGCGCGCGCTGCACGGCGGCGACCTGGTCGACGACGCGGCGGTCGTCGTCGTCGGGTGGCGCGGGTGA
- a CDS encoding cold-shock protein: MAQGAVKWFNAEKGYGFIAQDGGGADVFVHYSAIDSQGYRSLDEGQRVEFEITQGAKGPQAESVRPL, from the coding sequence ATGGCACAGGGTGCTGTCAAGTGGTTCAACGCTGAGAAGGGCTACGGGTTCATCGCCCAGGACGGCGGCGGCGCCGACGTCTTCGTCCACTACTCGGCGATCGACTCGCAGGGCTACCGCTCGCTCGACGAGGGTCAGCGCGTCGAGTTCGAGATCACGCAGGGCGCGAAGGGTCCGCAGGCCGAGAGCGTCCGCCCGCTCTGA